One window of the Marmota flaviventris isolate mMarFla1 chromosome 2, mMarFla1.hap1, whole genome shotgun sequence genome contains the following:
- the Mapk1ip1l gene encoding MAPK-interacting and spindle-stabilizing protein-like produces MSDEFSLADALPEHSPAKTPAVSNTKPGQPPQGWPGSNPWNNPSAPPSVPSGLPPSATPSTVPFGPAPTGMYPSVPPTGPPPGPPAPFPPSGPSCPPPGGPYPAPSVPGPGPTGPYPTPNMPFPELPRPYGAPTDPSAAGPLGPWGSMSSGPWAPGMGGQYPTPNMPYPSPGPYPTPPPPQAPGAAPPVPWGTVPPGAWGPPAPYPAPAGSYPTPGLYPTPNNPFQVPSGPSGAPPMPGGPHSYH; encoded by the exons atGTCTGATGAATTTTCG TTGGCAGATGCACTACCTGAACACTCCCCTGCCAAAACCCCTGCTGTGAGCAATACCAAACCTGGTCAACCTCCTCAAGGCTGGCCAGGTTCCAACCCTTGGAATAACCCAAGTGCTCCACCTTCTGTGCCATCTGGACTCCCACCAAGTGCAACACCCTCCACTGTGCCTTTTGGACCAGCACCAACAGGAATGTATCCCTCCGTGCCTCCCACCGGACCACCTCCAGGACCCCCAGCACCCTTTCCTCCTTCTGGACCATCATGTCCCCCACCTGGTGGTCCTTATCCAGCCCCatctgtgccaggccctggcccCACAGGGCCCTATCCTACACCAAATATGCCCTTTCCAGAGCTACCTAGACCATATGGTGCACCCACAGATCCATCTGCAGCTGGTCCTTTAGGTCCATGGGGATCCATGTCTTCTGGACCTTGGGCACCAGGAATGGGAGGGCAGTATCCTACTCCTAATATGCCATATCCATCTCCAGGGCCAtatcccactcctcctcctccccaggcacCAGGGGCAGCACCACCTGTTCCATGGGGCACTGTGCCACCAGGAGCCTGGGGACCACCAGCACCATATCCTGCCCCTGCAGGATCATATCCCACACCAGGACTCTATCCTACTCCCAATAATCCTTTTCAAGTGCCTTCAGGACCTTCTGGTGCTCCGCCAATGCCTGGTGGCCCCCAT TCTTACCATTAA
- the Socs4 gene encoding suppressor of cytokine signaling 4 gives MAESSENNSKNIDVRPKTSRSRSADRKDGYVWSGKKLSWSKKSESCSDAETVDTIEKTEVPLRSQERNHSCSSIELDLDHSCGHRFLGRSLKQKLQDAVGQCFPIKNCSSRHSSGLPSRRKIHISELMLDKCPFPPRSDLAFRWHFIKRHTAPISPKSDEWVSTDLSQSELRDGQLKRRNMEDVNCFSHTNVQPCVITTNNASCRGGPMTDSMMNLGPNNSIEDSDMDSDDEIITLCTSSRKRNKPKWEMDDDILQLETPPKYHTQIDYVHCLVPDLLQINNNPCYWGVMDKYAAEALLEGKPEGTFLLRDSAQEDYLFSVSFRRYSRSLHARIEQWNHNFSFDAHDPCVFHSPDITGLLEHYKDPSACMFFEPLLSTPLIRTFPFSLQHICRTVICNCTTYDGIDALPIPPSMKLYLKEYHYKSKVRVLRIDAPEQQC, from the coding sequence atggcaGAAAGTAgtgaaaataatagtaaaaatatagaTGTAAGACCCAAAACTAGTCGAAGTAGAAGTGCTGACAGAAAGGATGGTTATGTGTGGAGTGGAAAGAAGTTGTCTTGGTCGAAAAAGAGTGAGAGTTGTTCAGATGCTGAAACAGTGGATACTatagagaaaactgaagttcCTTTAAGGAGCCAAGAAAGAAATCACAGCTGTTCATCTATTGAGTTGGACTTAGATCATTCCTGTGGTCATAGATTTTTAGGCCGATCTCTGAAACAAAAATTGCAAGATGCTGTGGGGCAGTGTTTTCCAATAAAGAATTGTAGTAGTCGGCACTCTTCCGGGCTTCCATCTAGAAGAAAAATTCATATCAGTGAACTAATGTTAGATAAGTGTCCTTTCCCACCTCGATCAGATTTAGCCTTCAGATGGCATTTTATTAAACGACACACTGCTCCTATAAGTCCCAAATCAGATGAATGGGTAAGCACAGACTTGTCTCAGAGTGAATTGAGGGATGGTCAGCTAAAACGAAGAAACATGGAAGATGTAAACTGTTTCTCTCATACCAATGTTCAACCTTGTGTCATAACTACCAACAATGCTTCATGTAGAGGTGGTCCCATGACTGACTCTATGATGAACCTAGGTCCAAATAACAGTATAGAAGATAGTGATATGGATTCAGATGATGAAATTATAACACTTTGCACAAgttccagaaaaagaaacaaacccaaATGGGAAATGGATGATGATATCCTACAGTTGGAAACACCTCCTAAGTACCACACCCAGATTGATTATGTTCACTGTCTTGTACCAGACCTCCTTCAGATCAATAACAATCCATGTTACTGGGGAGTTATGGATAAATATGCAGCTGAAGCTCTACTAGAAGGAAAACCAGAAGGTACCTTTTTACTTCGAGACTCAGCACAGGAAGACTATTTATTCTCTGTTAGTTTTAGACGCTATAGTCGTTCTCTCCATGCTAGAATTGAACAATGGAATCACAACTTTAGCTTTGATGCACATGATCCTTGTGTCTTCCATTCTCCTGACATTACTGGGCTCCTGGAACATTATAAGGACCCAAGTGCCTGTATGTTCTTTGAACCACTTTTATCCACTCCTTTAATTCGGACTTTCCCCTTTTCCCTGCAGCATATTTGCAGAACAGTTATTTGTAATTGTACAACTTACGATGGTATTGATGCCCTTCCAATTCCTCCTTCTATGAAATTATATTTGAAGGAGTATCATTATAAATCAAAAGTTAGAGTACTCAGGATTGATGCGCCAGAACAACAATGCTAG